The Montipora capricornis isolate CH-2021 chromosome 1, ASM3666992v2, whole genome shotgun sequence genome contains a region encoding:
- the LOC138048566 gene encoding uncharacterized protein, with protein MAENTSDDDFLREEDISVEDNLEGMATGSKSSTVSSDNAELKALLTSMNETMKAMSESLRGSGDKPTPKPAESAKRGRKTNKGSHESLSDSAESDAEQLLEPNKRQKIQDGDEEEDTLLDEIVQSMTETEKTDAKISEKLAKISEKLAKIVENRWLNKLSDGQFKEKTEKYLRPANCDNFITPKVNPEIWERLDRQTRGRDLELSTLQSTTTKVGYICTKATDLLLQARRENKSPDIEQLIRMHTDALGLLGHISFEISQRRRDAIRPHLNKEYATLCASHVPITKMLFGDELQTQLNHIRASNKISNTTSTQGGNKGYSKQRGSSYRGSHSTSTGRHFLERTSQTSQQNNRGRNNRN; from the coding sequence ATGGCGGAAAACACTTCAGACGACGACTTTCTCAGAGAAGAAGATATTTCCGTTGAGGACAACTTGGAAGGGATGGCGACAggaagcaagagttcgacggtGTCGAGTGACAATGCAGAGCTAAAGGCTCTGCTCACTTCAATGAACGAAACGATGAAAGCCATGAGCGAATCGCTCCGCGGCTCAGGGGACAAGCCGACCCCCAAACCGGCAGAATCTGCCAAACGAGGTCGAAAGACCAATAAGGGTTCTCATGAATCGCTCAGCGATTCCGCAGAGTCGGATGCTGAACAGCTTTTGGAACCAAACAAGCGCcaaaaaatccaagatggcgacgaAGAAGAAGATACCTTGCTCGACGAGATCGTACAGTCAATGACTGAAACTGAGAAGACTGATGCGAAAATCTCGGAGAAACTCGCGAAAATCTCGGAGAAACTCGCGAAAATCGTCGAGAACCGTTGGCTTAATAAACTCAGCGACGGACAATTTAAGGAGAAAACAGAGAAGTATCTCCGACCAGCCAACTGTGATAATTTCATCACTCCCAAAGTCAACCCCGAAATATGGGAACGACTTGATCGCCAAACACGTGGGCGAGACCTTGAGCTATCGACACTTCAGTCAACTACCACTAAAGTGGGATACATTTGCACAAAAGCTACCGACCTTTTGTTGCAAGCCCGAAGGGAAAACAAGTCTCCCGACATTGAGCAGTTGATAAGAATGCATACCGACGCTCTGGGGCTTTTAGGCCATATCTCGTTCGAGATATCACAGCGCCGACGAGACGCCATTAGACCTCATCTAAACAAAGAGTACGCTACACTGTGCGCGTCGCATGTCCCCATCACGAAGATGCTGTTCGGGGACGAGCTACAAACACAGCTCAATCATATCCGAGCTTCGAATAAAATTAGCAATACCACCAGTACTCAAGGTGGGAATAAGGGGTATTCAAAGCAGCGAGGTTCCAGCTACCGAGGTTCGCACTCCACAAGTACTGGCAGGCATTTTTTAGAGAGAACCTCTCAGACGAGCCAGCAGAACAACCGCGGCCGGAACAACCGGAATTAA
- the LOC138016511 gene encoding uncharacterized protein, with translation MAESKEKFKRCLSVLLVLDELEETEDRASKRETITLLDRLGFVIHPEKSILIPTQEITFLGFIFNSANMTLKLTPERALKLKTACLENLQAATPHIRDVARLLGLMTSSFPGVMYGALHYRALEMGKTCALKQNKGNFDRPMTLSSEAKSDIQWWIDSISEAYNPVNHGDPDIIMTTDASLLGWGACLDGMTTGGRWNPDEATHDINYLEMLAVLFALQSFSDKVSAKHIKLMVDNTTAVATIKQMGTCHSNLNNKLEDQDTLSTSTASGNTSTSHEARTSCLPLVGDLLSDQGISKEASELILKSWRTGTPKQYRTYLERWKVFCTSREVNPLCGTVTNGIDFLVTQYKRGLTYSSLNTARCALSTVILLPNGITFGNHPLVTRLMKGVFESRPTLPRYNSIWNVSTVLDFIKTLGPNEELILKNVTLKCVTLVALLSGQRCQTIHALRISGMKETNGQIRFDIFTLLKTSKPGKHQEPLTFKPYTYDSQLCVVKCLQQYIKQTSELRNGADQLWLSYQKPHNPATIDTVSRWIKEFLKKSGIDISSYGAHSTRAASSSAASSSPTIYLQTIMNAAGWALASTFRKFYDKPADSESPNFGEQLLLHCNEKQ, from the exons ATGGCGGAGAGTAAAGAGAAATTTAAGCGTTGTTTATCAGTGTTATTAGTGCTTGACGAGCTTGAAGAAACCGAGGATAGAGCAAGTAAACGAG AGACCATTACCTTATTGGATAGGCTAGGATTTGTAATACACCCTGAAAAGTCTATCTTGATTCCTACCCAAGAAATTACTTTCTTGGGATTTATCTTTAACTCAGCCAATATGACACTCAAATTGACTCCTGAAAGGGCcctgaaattaaaaactgcCTGCCTGGAAAATTTGCAGGCGGCCACACCCCATATTAGGGATGTGGCCAGGCTATTAGGGCTTATGACCTCCAGCTTTCCTGGAGTCATGTATGGAGCCCTTCATTATAGGGCACTTGAGATGGGGAAGACTTGTgccttgaaacaaaataaaggaaattttgacAGGCCCATGACTTTGTCTAGTGAAGCAAAATCAGACATTCAGTGGTGGATTGACTCTATTTCAGAGGCATACAATCCTGTAAACCATGGAGACCCTGACATCATCATGACCACTGACGCCTCCTTGTTAGGATGGGGTGCATGTCTTGATGGCATGACAACAGGGGGGAGGTGGAACCCAGATGAGGCCACCCATGATATCAACTACTTGGAGATGCTTGCTGTCCTTTTTGCTCTACAGTCCTTTTCTGACAAGGTGTCAGCAAAACACATTAAACTTATGGTTGATAATACCACTGCTGTGGCCACCATAAAACAAATGGGCACTTGTCACTCCAACCTAAACAATAAATTG GAAGACCAGGACACTCTTTCTACCAGCACAGCCTCAGGAAATACATCCACTTCACACGAAGCTAGAACTTCTTGCTTGCCACTTGTCGGGGACCTCTTGTCTGACCAAGGAATTTCAAAGGAAGCTTCAGAACTTATCCTCAAATCCTGGAGGACAGGGACACCGAAGCAATATAGAACTTACCTTGAAAGATGGAAAGTGTTCTGTACTTCAAGGGAAGTTAATCCCCTTTGTGGTACTGTAACAaatggaattgattttttggtcacacaaTATAAACGTGGATTGACATACAGTTCCTTAAACACAGCAAGGTGCGCTCTTTCTACTGTAATACTGCTGCCTAACGGAATCACATTTGGAAATCACCCCTTGGTGACAAGGCTGATGAAGGGGGTGTTCGAATCAAGACCAACTTTGCCGAGATATAACAGCATTTGGAATGTCTCCACAGTTCTTGACTTCATAAAAACTCTGGGGCCCAATGAGGAACTCATCCTCAAAAATGTTACATTAAAATGTGTTACTCTTGTTGCCTTGTTGTCTGGACAGAGGTGCCAAACAATCCATGCCCTCAGAATCAGTGGTATGAAGGAGACCAATGGACAGATTCGTTTTGACATTTTTACGTTGCTGAAAACTTCAAAACCTGGGAAACACCAGGAACCCTTGACATTCAAACCCTATACATATGATAGTCAGTTATGTGTTGTTAAATGCCTCCAACAGTATATCAAACAAACATCAGAACTTCGGAATGGGGCTGACCAGCTATGGCTTAGTTACCAAAAACCCCATAACCCAGCTACCATAGATACAGTCAGCAGATGGATAAAGGAATTTCTTAAAAAATCTGGCATAGACATATCATCCTATGGGGCTCATAGTACTCGTGCTGCTTCCTCTTCAGCTGCAAGCTCCTCACCAACCATTTACCTCCAGACTATCATGAATGCTGCTGGATGGGCCCTGGCAAGCACTTTtcgcaaattttatgataaaccAGCTGACTCAGAGAGTCCAAACTTTGGAGAGCAACTTTTATTGCATTGTAATGAAAAGCAATAA